Proteins encoded in a region of the Mucilaginibacter sabulilitoris genome:
- a CDS encoding glycan-binding surface protein, with the protein MKKKSYQSLCFLPLLLLIVALLPACKKNNDAGAPPVIENIRSYVASPNDTVLHKAVANGQWVVITGKNLQNATQIYFDGVPANFNTALFAPNSAVVQIPVIQFSTIDTAKLYTVKYATTAGSTTFAFKLGPAAPTITAISNVFAAPGDSVYLYGTNLVLVQHFLYGGTPVPSFKSNSDGTSLGFLMPATTPTDQILVDAKSGTANFKIVAIPTITGVSDENASPGDSVFVYGTYLKNIQSLSFAGTPITSFKSSNDGSSVRFILPALTRSGLVSVNTKFGSAATVYNVNDVVTGRISDWEWGGNFNWQWWGGSYYTSGSPDFPGNSTQYMVLKTGILSPAEGNTYSSYAIRMNGAQWVPTANMNDPVSNWAFKFEVNVSKPWNGGTIDILSGIDSSPIARWEPWQKTATTTAAYTTNGWITVTIPLSSFRKTDPTLGEGKGAPISKIADLLTASGNSECLVYIHNYSTSATATGFYGAFDNFRVVKIK; encoded by the coding sequence ATGAAAAAGAAATCATACCAAAGCTTGTGTTTTTTGCCGCTTTTGTTACTGATAGTGGCCTTATTACCAGCTTGTAAAAAGAACAATGATGCCGGCGCCCCTCCTGTTATTGAAAACATCAGGAGTTATGTGGCCTCTCCCAATGATACGGTTTTGCATAAAGCTGTGGCAAACGGCCAATGGGTAGTAATAACAGGGAAGAATTTGCAAAATGCCACTCAAATCTATTTTGATGGAGTCCCTGCCAATTTCAATACTGCTTTATTTGCTCCTAACAGTGCCGTAGTACAAATACCTGTAATACAGTTTTCAACTATTGATACTGCCAAGTTGTATACAGTAAAGTATGCTACAACAGCGGGTTCAACAACGTTTGCCTTTAAATTAGGCCCGGCAGCGCCTACAATTACGGCAATATCCAATGTGTTTGCCGCCCCGGGCGACTCTGTTTATTTATATGGCACAAATTTAGTGCTGGTTCAACATTTTTTATATGGAGGAACCCCGGTCCCGTCGTTTAAATCAAATTCTGACGGCACTTCCCTTGGCTTTCTGATGCCGGCAACAACGCCCACCGATCAGATTTTAGTAGACGCAAAATCCGGTACAGCAAATTTTAAAATTGTTGCGATACCAACGATTACAGGTGTTTCAGACGAAAATGCCAGCCCGGGCGATTCAGTGTTTGTTTATGGTACATATCTTAAAAACATCCAATCCCTGTCTTTTGCGGGTACACCTATTACTTCCTTTAAATCATCAAATGATGGAAGTTCCGTTCGTTTTATTTTGCCTGCCTTAACGCGAAGCGGGCTGGTATCTGTTAATACAAAATTTGGCTCGGCCGCTACTGTTTATAATGTGAACGACGTTGTAACCGGAAGAATATCGGATTGGGAATGGGGCGGAAACTTTAATTGGCAGTGGTGGGGTGGTTCCTACTACACCAGCGGCAGTCCCGATTTTCCAGGCAATTCGACACAATATATGGTGTTGAAAACCGGTATTTTATCACCTGCTGAGGGAAATACATATTCCAGTTATGCAATACGTATGAATGGAGCCCAGTGGGTGCCGACAGCCAATATGAATGACCCGGTTAGCAATTGGGCATTTAAATTCGAGGTAAATGTATCCAAACCATGGAATGGCGGAACAATTGATATTTTGAGTGGGATAGATAGCAGCCCTATAGCCAGGTGGGAGCCATGGCAGAAAACGGCTACCACTACCGCGGCGTATACTACAAATGGCTGGATAACTGTAACTATTCCATTGTCTTCTTTCCGAAAAACCGATCCAACGCTTGGGGAAGGAAAAGGGGCTCCTATATCCAAAATTGCGGACCTGTTAACCGCTTCAGGAAACAGTGAATGCTTGGTTTATATACATAATTATAGTACTTCGGCAACAGCAACAGGGTTTTATGGTGCTTTTGACAATTTCAGAGTTGTCAAAATTAAATAA
- a CDS encoding TIM-barrel domain-containing protein, whose protein sequence is MKTMVKHVLWSTCTIFFAALCLHAVAQDTYKKVPDGIVVNLSQKSTQDARLLRLQVVSDNIIHVTATPENSFPSKQSLMALQPVTPAVNWHVVQKGNHLLLSTSSVTVHVWLPAGTVSFTDKSGKVILNENPERTFTPISNNGESSYHIIQSFHSQADEAIYGLGQHQNGIVNFKNQHLELLQNNTEVAVPFLVSSKNYGILWDNYSLTKFGDTRDYQPISGLKLFAADGSEGWLTATYAKKIDTTHVFAQRAESDIDYSSLETMKNFPQGYKLGEGKVSWTGSIASAYTGSHQFWLKYAGYVKIWIDGKLLADRWRQGWNPGTAVLNIDLIKGKKYPIKIEWFPDADESFIALKWLAPLSQAQQNKYAFDSESGDQLNYYFVYGKNADDVISGYRTVTGKAVMMPRWAMGFWQSRERYKTQAEILNTVKEFRDRKIPLDNIVEDWSYWKEDQWGSQDFDETRFPDPTGMIGTLHDRYHTHFMISVWPKFYEGINSYQYFDKNGWLYKRNIANHQRDWIGKGYFSTFYDAYNPKAREAFWDLMNKKLYSKGVDAWWMDASEPDITSNLSIQSRKDFMNPTYLGSSTQYFNAFPLQNAKGIYEGQRSTNPNSRVFLLTRSAYAGLQRYAAATWSGDIAARWDDMKNQIPAGINFALSGIPYWTMDIGGFAVEHRYEQPNERDLAEWREQMTRWYQFGSFVPLFRVHGQFPYREIYNVAPENHPAYQSMLFYDKLRYRLMPYIYSLAGMAYHRDYTLMRGLIMDYGRDEKVKNIADEYLFGPALLINPVCQYGVTSRDVYLPQGNGWYNLYNGKYTYGGQTIRADAPYDRIPVYIKEGSIIPFGPDMQYTDEKPADPISLYVYAGKDGNFTLYEDEGINYNYEKGAFSTIQLSYNEASKTLTIHGRQGGFPGMLSKRRFNIVLIRKDKAVPLNSDSTNTQQINYEGKEVTLKFNL, encoded by the coding sequence ATGAAAACTATGGTAAAACACGTACTATGGAGTACCTGTACTATTTTTTTTGCTGCTTTATGCCTGCATGCTGTCGCCCAGGATACTTATAAAAAAGTACCCGACGGGATCGTTGTTAACCTGTCTCAAAAATCAACCCAGGACGCCCGCTTGCTCCGACTACAGGTCGTTTCTGATAACATCATCCATGTAACCGCAACTCCAGAAAATTCCTTTCCTTCTAAGCAAAGTTTAATGGCGTTACAACCCGTAACCCCAGCCGTTAACTGGCATGTGGTTCAAAAGGGTAACCACCTATTGCTGTCAACGTCATCAGTTACGGTACACGTATGGCTGCCAGCAGGTACAGTGAGCTTTACAGATAAATCCGGCAAAGTTATTTTAAATGAAAATCCGGAGCGTACATTTACTCCCATATCAAACAATGGCGAAAGCTCTTACCATATTATTCAAAGCTTTCATAGTCAGGCTGATGAGGCTATCTACGGTTTAGGTCAGCACCAAAACGGGATTGTAAACTTCAAAAATCAGCACCTGGAATTGTTGCAAAATAATACTGAGGTAGCGGTACCCTTTCTGGTGTCCAGCAAAAATTATGGTATCCTATGGGACAACTACTCTTTAACCAAGTTTGGCGACACACGTGATTATCAGCCTATATCAGGGTTAAAACTATTTGCAGCAGACGGGAGTGAAGGATGGCTAACGGCCACTTACGCTAAAAAGATCGATACAACCCATGTTTTTGCGCAGCGCGCTGAATCCGACATCGATTACTCTTCCCTGGAAACCATGAAGAATTTTCCTCAGGGCTATAAATTAGGGGAGGGAAAAGTAAGCTGGACAGGCTCAATAGCATCTGCATATACGGGAAGTCATCAATTTTGGCTTAAATATGCGGGGTATGTAAAAATCTGGATCGACGGGAAGTTATTGGCCGATCGCTGGAGGCAGGGCTGGAACCCCGGTACAGCTGTGCTGAATATCGATCTGATTAAAGGCAAAAAGTACCCTATTAAAATAGAGTGGTTCCCCGATGCTGACGAATCCTTCATCGCCTTAAAATGGCTGGCACCGTTAAGCCAGGCGCAGCAAAATAAATATGCATTCGACTCTGAGTCTGGTGATCAACTCAATTACTATTTTGTATACGGTAAAAATGCCGATGATGTGATCAGCGGTTATCGTACCGTTACAGGCAAGGCTGTCATGATGCCACGCTGGGCAATGGGGTTTTGGCAAAGCCGTGAGCGCTATAAAACCCAGGCAGAAATCCTAAACACCGTAAAGGAATTCCGGGATAGAAAAATACCGCTGGATAACATTGTGGAAGATTGGTCATACTGGAAAGAAGATCAATGGGGCAGCCAGGACTTTGATGAAACCCGCTTCCCTGATCCAACCGGCATGATCGGTACGCTGCATGATCGGTACCATACCCATTTTATGATCTCCGTATGGCCAAAGTTTTATGAAGGAATCAATAGTTATCAATACTTTGATAAAAATGGCTGGTTATACAAACGCAATATAGCAAACCACCAACGGGATTGGATAGGCAAGGGGTATTTCTCTACTTTTTACGATGCATATAATCCCAAAGCCAGGGAAGCCTTTTGGGACCTGATGAATAAAAAATTATACAGCAAAGGGGTAGATGCCTGGTGGATGGATGCTTCAGAACCGGATATTACGTCTAACCTGAGTATACAAAGCCGTAAAGATTTTATGAACCCCACTTATTTAGGTTCATCAACACAATATTTTAATGCTTTTCCGCTGCAAAATGCAAAAGGTATTTATGAAGGCCAACGCAGCACCAATCCCAATTCGCGCGTATTCCTTTTAACCCGCTCGGCTTATGCAGGGTTGCAGCGCTATGCTGCCGCCACCTGGAGTGGTGATATTGCCGCCCGTTGGGACGATATGAAAAACCAGATACCGGCAGGAATCAATTTTGCTTTATCGGGCATACCTTACTGGACCATGGATATTGGAGGCTTTGCGGTAGAGCACCGGTATGAGCAGCCAAACGAAAGAGACCTGGCCGAATGGCGCGAGCAAATGACTCGTTGGTACCAGTTTGGTTCTTTTGTTCCCTTATTTCGGGTGCACGGCCAGTTCCCTTACCGTGAGATTTATAATGTGGCGCCGGAAAACCATCCGGCATATCAAAGCATGCTCTTTTATGACAAACTCCGCTACCGCTTAATGCCATATATATATAGCCTGGCCGGTATGGCATATCATCGTGATTATACCTTGATGCGCGGCCTGATCATGGATTACGGGCGGGATGAAAAAGTAAAGAACATAGCAGACGAATATCTTTTTGGCCCGGCTTTACTCATTAACCCGGTTTGCCAATATGGCGTCACCAGTAGAGATGTTTACTTGCCGCAAGGTAATGGCTGGTATAATCTATACAACGGCAAATATACCTATGGCGGTCAGACCATAAGGGCTGATGCGCCCTATGACCGCATACCCGTATACATTAAAGAAGGTTCAATCATTCCTTTTGGACCTGATATGCAATATACAGACGAAAAACCTGCCGACCCTATCTCGCTGTATGTATACGCCGGCAAAGATGGCAACTTCACGCTTTATGAGGATGAAGGGATTAACTACAACTATGAAAAAGGTGCTTTCAGCACTATACAACTAAGCTATAATGAGGCCAGTAAAACACTGACGATCCATGGGCGGCAGGGCGGCTTTCCCGGCATGTTAAGTAAGAGAAGGTTTAACATCGTATTGATCCGGAAAGATAAGGCCGTTCCCCTCAATTCTGATTCAACTAATACCCAGCAGATAAATTATGAAGGAAAAGAAGTAACACTAAAGTTTAACCTATAA
- a CDS encoding RagB/SusD family nutrient uptake outer membrane protein — translation MKSTNKILVILLIAAAIAGCKKSFLDRPSNSQISSNNFYKSTSDLRLATASLYGGAPWWGWQNNALIPLGDVLSGNATYQWNNDLVQLYTRTITAQNGYLSGGWTGLYNVIGQANSVINAIQKQADSSIPIADKNAAIAEAKFIRAVAYYHLAVYWGAVPIIEDNSKLIKDPLLTRNIVSDVYKFIAKDLTFASQNLPKSDAPGRLTTWSAQGMLGKVYLTMAGWGKNGTRDQALLDSAKKYAGNVCKSSGLSLFSSYYNLFRTQYNDSPESLFALQWAAGVDYGNGNAWVTYSPSNDINPQKTGAWTALAPSYDLYLTYTAKDTLRRKATIMLTGDYYPELNAAGGGYTATQVCMKKHIIGNEKDNNAPTMTIWSSPEHNAILRLADVYLVYAEAILGNNGTTSDGDALTYFNKVRERAGIDPASTLTADMLLKERRAEFAFEGQYWIDLVRLSYYNPQKALDIINHQKRIAFSYDHATQIAQPDTTAPSPALPATIRSFTLQIPASEVSTDPKLSDPPVPYY, via the coding sequence ATGAAATCAACAAATAAAATATTAGTCATTTTGCTCATTGCAGCAGCAATTGCAGGATGCAAAAAGAGTTTTTTGGATCGTCCATCAAACTCGCAGATCAGTTCTAATAATTTTTACAAAAGCACTTCAGATTTACGATTAGCCACTGCAAGTCTTTACGGCGGTGCGCCATGGTGGGGATGGCAGAACAACGCTTTGATACCACTGGGTGATGTATTGAGCGGAAATGCTACTTATCAATGGAACAACGATTTAGTTCAGCTTTATACGCGTACTATTACAGCTCAAAATGGGTATCTTTCTGGTGGCTGGACAGGCTTGTACAATGTTATAGGACAGGCCAATTCGGTGATTAATGCTATACAAAAACAGGCGGATTCTTCTATCCCAATAGCTGATAAAAACGCTGCCATAGCAGAGGCTAAGTTTATTCGTGCTGTAGCTTATTATCATTTGGCTGTATACTGGGGGGCAGTACCTATTATAGAAGATAATAGCAAATTGATAAAAGATCCTTTGCTTACCCGTAACATTGTTTCGGACGTATATAAATTTATTGCTAAGGATCTCACTTTTGCGTCGCAAAACCTTCCTAAATCAGATGCACCAGGAAGGCTAACCACCTGGTCGGCTCAGGGGATGCTGGGCAAAGTATACTTAACGATGGCCGGTTGGGGTAAAAACGGCACACGGGACCAGGCATTGCTGGATAGCGCTAAAAAATACGCTGGCAATGTGTGTAAAAGCAGCGGATTGTCGTTATTCAGCAGCTATTATAACCTCTTTAGGACACAATATAATGATTCACCAGAATCATTATTCGCACTTCAATGGGCTGCAGGAGTAGATTATGGCAACGGTAACGCCTGGGTAACCTATTCGCCCAGCAACGATATAAACCCACAGAAAACAGGTGCATGGACAGCTTTGGCACCAAGCTATGACCTGTATCTGACGTATACCGCAAAAGACACCCTAAGGCGTAAAGCCACTATCATGCTCACCGGCGATTATTACCCTGAGTTGAACGCAGCAGGAGGCGGCTATACAGCAACTCAGGTATGTATGAAAAAACATATTATCGGCAACGAAAAAGATAATAACGCACCAACAATGACCATCTGGTCGTCTCCGGAACATAATGCCATTCTCAGATTGGCTGATGTGTATTTGGTGTATGCCGAAGCTATTTTGGGTAACAATGGTACTACAAGCGATGGTGATGCACTGACCTATTTTAATAAAGTAAGGGAACGGGCAGGTATTGATCCGGCATCTACGCTAACCGCCGACATGCTGCTTAAAGAAAGAAGAGCTGAATTTGCTTTTGAAGGACAATATTGGATAGACCTGGTGCGCCTTTCTTATTATAATCCGCAAAAAGCCCTTGATATCATCAATCATCAAAAACGGATCGCTTTTTCCTATGACCATGCTACGCAAATAGCCCAGCCGGATACCACAGCCCCATCACCAGCCCTTCCGGCAACAATCAGATCGTTTACATTGCAAATCCCAGCATCCGAAGTATCAACTGACCCGAAATTGTCTGATCCACCGGTACCTTATTATTAA
- a CDS encoding SusC/RagA family TonB-linked outer membrane protein produces MRKKFKWESAIRCWLFVSALFFSFTGYAQTVNITGKITSADDSQPISGASIKIKGTSISAVSGLDGNYSIIAEPGKTLVFSFLGYAPREATVKQAGAINIRLNATSSNLNEVVVIGYAKIQRKDATGAISSISGNELRKTQPATFDQALQGKVPGVVVQQVSGQPGGGVSIQIRGVSSISGTNSPLYVIDGIIIPPVNDPGNGSNPLNAINPAEIESIDVLKDASATAIYGSQATNGVIVITTKRGKVGAPQISYDFYTGYQKIPGELPTMNLQQFATFINARAQAWGFDVRPEFANPQYLGTGTDWQKELFRKAPQSSHTVTVSGGDNRTQYLVSGSYYTQQGIALGSDFKRSSVRVNLDNKTTNWLKIGTSLQLAHINENVNSTASNVINTALNLTPDIPVQNADGSWGGVTSTNGWTPGVANPVALALIVKDLKKRDQVFGNLYAEIQIFRDLTLRNEVSGNFDFGTEDKFTPIYTFGKTVNGTNSGSSYMGQNFYKVLRNFFTYSHSFGKYNVNALLGHESQLSSFENVSGARSNFASNNVQAISSGDATTATNSGDNGSGTAQESYFGRLNFAWNDKYLITANARRDGSSNFPPNNRWVSTYSGAFAWKMNNEVFLKGITAINELKLRVGYGLTNNQGIPGNTYVTQLQTVSNGLSGIAQFQNNLANPEVTWEKTNYSNAGLDGSFFNWRLNFSLDVYYRKTNGLLLKVPLPLYSGTTTGYSPGAMQSPYANVGAVSNKGFDFRISSSNILNKNFTWKTDFTISRNINKVLSLGSGGAQANLSQTSYTINQVVEKTVVGKPIGEFYGYIFDGLYASPKDFQTHALPVDQSGKAYPISSSGGGIWYGDRMFKDLNGDGVIDSKDQTYLGSPIPKFQYGINNTFTYKGFDLNIFLSGSVGNKVFNQMAISQTNPQNNTAYYTSALNYAKLALKDPKGSASDINNVYVTNPDTHIVGLRNDNTNDNNRSSNLFIEDGSFLRCKNITLGYRLADNLLSKVHLQSVRVFATVSNVFIITKYSGMDPEIGSWNPLQAGWDNGYYPQPRIYTIGANIAFGK; encoded by the coding sequence ATGAGAAAAAAATTCAAATGGGAATCAGCGATCCGTTGCTGGCTCTTTGTCAGCGCCCTGTTTTTTTCTTTTACAGGCTATGCACAAACCGTAAATATTACGGGTAAAATAACAAGTGCAGATGATAGTCAACCAATATCAGGGGCAAGCATTAAAATTAAAGGAACAAGCATTAGCGCCGTATCTGGCCTTGACGGTAATTACTCCATAATAGCTGAGCCAGGCAAAACCCTTGTTTTTAGCTTTTTAGGATATGCACCGCGGGAAGCAACTGTTAAACAAGCTGGTGCGATAAACATCAGGCTCAATGCAACTTCCAGCAATTTAAATGAAGTAGTGGTTATTGGTTACGCCAAGATACAGAGGAAAGACGCCACCGGGGCCATAAGTTCAATATCGGGTAATGAACTGCGCAAAACGCAGCCGGCTACTTTTGACCAGGCCCTGCAGGGAAAAGTTCCGGGGGTTGTGGTTCAGCAAGTATCAGGACAGCCTGGTGGCGGTGTATCTATTCAAATACGTGGTGTGTCATCGATAAGTGGTACAAATTCGCCGCTATATGTAATAGATGGCATCATTATCCCCCCGGTCAATGACCCCGGCAACGGCTCTAATCCCTTAAACGCAATTAATCCCGCCGAAATAGAATCAATAGATGTACTGAAAGATGCTTCGGCAACGGCCATATACGGTTCGCAGGCAACCAATGGTGTAATCGTTATTACTACCAAAAGAGGCAAAGTAGGTGCACCTCAGATATCCTATGATTTTTATACCGGTTATCAAAAAATACCAGGCGAGCTTCCGACAATGAACTTGCAACAGTTTGCCACCTTTATTAATGCCCGCGCACAAGCCTGGGGTTTTGATGTGAGGCCTGAATTTGCCAACCCGCAATATTTAGGTACCGGTACCGACTGGCAAAAAGAATTATTCCGCAAAGCACCACAAAGCAGCCATACCGTAACTGTAAGCGGTGGTGACAACAGAACGCAATACTTGGTATCGGGCTCTTATTATACCCAGCAAGGTATAGCGCTTGGCTCAGATTTTAAAAGGTCGTCTGTGCGGGTGAATTTAGATAATAAAACCACGAACTGGCTAAAAATCGGAACAAGCTTGCAATTGGCTCATATTAATGAAAATGTAAATTCTACTGCTTCTAATGTCATTAACACCGCACTAAATCTTACCCCCGATATTCCGGTACAAAACGCGGATGGTTCATGGGGAGGGGTTACCAGCACCAATGGGTGGACCCCAGGAGTTGCCAACCCTGTGGCCTTAGCGCTGATTGTAAAAGATTTGAAAAAAAGAGATCAGGTATTTGGCAACTTGTATGCGGAAATACAGATTTTCAGAGATTTAACATTGCGCAATGAGGTATCCGGCAACTTCGATTTTGGTACTGAAGATAAATTTACGCCGATTTATACTTTTGGTAAAACTGTTAATGGCACCAACAGCGGCTCCTCATACATGGGTCAAAACTTTTATAAAGTATTACGCAATTTTTTTACTTATAGTCACAGTTTTGGTAAATATAATGTCAATGCCCTATTGGGTCACGAGTCGCAGTTGAGCTCTTTCGAAAATGTATCGGGCGCCCGGTCAAACTTCGCATCAAATAACGTACAGGCTATCAGTTCAGGTGATGCAACTACAGCCACCAATTCGGGGGATAATGGTAGCGGCACAGCACAGGAATCCTACTTCGGTCGTTTAAATTTTGCATGGAATGATAAATACCTGATCACAGCTAATGCACGAAGGGATGGTTCATCAAATTTCCCCCCAAACAATCGTTGGGTTAGTACCTATTCAGGGGCATTTGCCTGGAAAATGAACAATGAGGTGTTTTTAAAGGGTATAACTGCTATAAATGAATTGAAATTGAGAGTTGGGTATGGCCTTACAAACAATCAGGGGATTCCGGGCAATACTTACGTAACTCAGCTTCAAACAGTATCTAATGGCCTTTCAGGTATAGCGCAATTTCAAAACAACCTGGCAAATCCCGAGGTAACATGGGAAAAAACAAATTACTCAAATGCAGGACTTGATGGATCATTTTTTAACTGGCGGTTGAATTTCTCGTTGGATGTTTATTACCGTAAAACAAACGGGTTGTTGTTAAAGGTGCCTCTTCCACTTTATTCAGGTACTACAACCGGTTATTCACCTGGTGCTATGCAATCGCCATATGCCAATGTGGGGGCTGTCAGCAATAAAGGGTTCGATTTCAGGATTAGCTCCAGCAACATTCTTAACAAGAATTTTACATGGAAAACTGATTTTACCATATCCCGTAACATCAATAAAGTGCTCAGCTTAGGTTCAGGGGGCGCACAGGCTAACTTAAGTCAAACCTCCTATACAATTAACCAGGTAGTCGAAAAAACGGTTGTAGGCAAGCCAATTGGCGAATTTTACGGGTATATCTTTGATGGCCTTTATGCGAGTCCCAAAGATTTTCAGACACATGCCCTACCCGTTGACCAAAGCGGTAAAGCTTATCCCATTTCCTCTTCTGGCGGAGGTATTTGGTACGGGGACCGCATGTTTAAAGATTTAAACGGCGATGGGGTTATTGACAGCAAGGACCAAACCTATTTAGGGTCTCCGATCCCAAAATTCCAGTATGGCATCAACAATACCTTTACATATAAAGGTTTTGACTTAAATATTTTCTTAAGCGGCAGTGTTGGCAATAAGGTATTTAATCAGATGGCTATATCACAAACCAACCCGCAAAATAATACTGCCTATTATACATCTGCATTAAACTATGCAAAATTGGCTTTAAAAGACCCTAAGGGCTCCGCGTCAGATATTAATAATGTATATGTTACCAACCCCGATACACATATTGTGGGATTGAGAAATGACAATACCAACGATAATAACCGCTCTTCCAATTTGTTTATCGAAGACGGATCGTTCCTTCGATGCAAAAACATAACATTAGGTTACCGGTTAGCCGACAACCTTTTATCAAAGGTACACCTTCAGTCAGTTCGCGTATTTGCTACTGTTTCTAATGTATTCATAATTACAAAATATTCTGGAATGGATCCTGAAATAGGTTCATGGAACCCGCTTCAGGCCGGTTGGGACAATGGTTATTATCCTCAGCCAAGAATATATACAATTGGTGCAAACATCGCATTTGGCAAATAA